ttattaaagtatgaattattaaagtgaattattagagttaaagtaaagtaaaaataaagtaaaggtaaagtttaagtatagtaaaagtataaaactatgtacgtataatacgcgtataaatatatataatattaatttaaatcgttatatatatttaataaaataaaatataaatatcgttatctttatcatactggttaagtaatgagttgtcaaaagtggttctagatatttataaaagttatatacgttttaataataaagttctttttaaactgaaaacgtttttgtacgtttgaaactaaatcaaataaatataataattttgttttccaaaatcaaatatatttttaagaatcattttgtttaaaggttaaaataatggaaatcgttatatcataaaatgttttaaaaaaatagaatcatatatattcataataggtttcaagtttttaaattacagtttgttggtgaagcatgggataaagttcaaaggttaaataaacgtatgaaatcatcttaatgaaaaatgtcgagttacttaacttgtcgatatccaacatctaagttatttacacttcacgttcttacttataaatcactttaccattttccgaatgttgtcaaaaagaatagatttcttaaatgacagtggacctcataacatagacccgtaataatatcataatgtatctgataaatcaacaatttgatattatcttctaattccattgataaacatattgaaacaaatacgatcatgtaaagtattatacgtttaatactttattaatattctcaagttataatatatatatatatatatatatatatatatatatatatatatatatatatatatatatatatatacatacatacatacatacatacatatatatacatatttatttatatataacggttcgtgaatcgtctgaatttggtcgaggttataatgaatgtatgaacacaatttaaaattcttgagatttaacttaacaaactttgcttatcgtgtcggaataatataaagataaagtttaaatttgattggaaatttccgggttgtcacacaacaagccccatccgggttaaggatgctttagtacttcgatttatcatatccaatGAGTGTAATATCCTATAAAACTAAGCAATAATTCATAAATAGTGATTATTACATACCAATTAAAATAACTTAAACTAACTTAATTTTGTCATATAGCAAACTAACATACTTTTGTATCATGCTAGAAATAAAATAATTAAGATTAAGGAAACACTAGTCActtgtcttatatatatattaaaaactaaatgactaaattttatattaaatgtgAAAGATCAACGTATCAGTTAATGGAATATGTGTGGCCAACATTCATTAAAAAAAAGAAATGGGATAGGTTTCATTTAGTTATATATCTACAAGTATCATCAGTATAGTAAACTCTTCACCAAACGAAATGAAATATTCACCAAGTTGATAGCCATTTTACTTACTAAAATCCATCCTAATTTTAAGAGGAAGACAATAGAGAATTCAAAGAAGATACAAAGTAATTGCGGGTCTAGTTTTGGTCCTAACACGAACACGTGTAGAGGTAACTACTAATTAACACATTTGTTAATGATGTAAATTTGTTTATTAGTTTTCTTAATCAACTTAGTGGTTTAGATTGACTATATATCACATGAACTATTATAAACATGAGATGTTAAAAATTTAGGTATAGAATGAGTATCTTATGTGAATATTAATCTTAAACAAAATTGTAGTCATAGATTTAGTAAATGGACGTGAGTATCGTATTCATATTAATCATGATTAAATTTTACAGTAGTAATCACTTATGACTTAATACAAATTGTACATGTAAATAGTATTACATGAACTCAAATATGAAGTATCATCTACTGCTACTTATTCTCCACATATAGATATTAAATTTCCGTAAGAAAGTTAAAGAATTCCTCTCCATTTTCTTGTCCTAGTATGATCCTACTAGTCATATTTATTTGACTTTATCTTTACTTTTGAAAAACACTACATGAGATTTAATACTCTATAATACGTATCCATTTATGGTGTAATTAAGGTTGATTTTATCTCTGTAACGATTTAAGTATCACCAACAAATTTTAATTCACATTTGCATAatcattaatttacttttatatgaTTTTTACTGTTGTAcaatattggtatatatatatatatatatatatatatatatatatatatatatatatatatatatatatatatatatatatatatatatatatatatatatatatatatatatatatatatatatatatatatatataaaatatggaaAAGAAATAGAGACTaatatttagagtccatgttttcaCTTAAGATAGTGAGAATTTTTAGTCTTAAAATACTTAAGACACTTTGGAATATGAAAGTCATAGTAATATATGATAacataattatatcattaatataaaattCATGGAACTAATTAGACGAAAGTAAACACATAAGAATAATATGGTAACACTAATTAAATAAAGGATATTACATACTCCCTATTTGAATGCGTTTTGTACTCATACGTGCGTATTCATTAGATTTGGCTCGGTGATCGCATCCTTTGGTGGTATTTTGTTGTCCTTAGAATTTTGTCATTCATCATAAGGTACGGGTATTCTAGGTGGTTTTAGGATCGCTTCGgtaaatctttcctctcaaaactttgtttcgAATTGTATATAAAAATTATTGGTATGACATGCTTATTTAGAAATTCTTTATATTTGTTAGTCTATATATTGTGTTATGTTCTCCTCATTTTGGATGTACTAACGAGGTTTCTAATTATGTTTGTTAATTGAGGAAATCATAATATTTTGGCCTTTGGAAATTGTATCAAAACTGTGCCTCGAAACAGCCTCAAAAAAATGTCGTAAACCTTTCGGTAAAGAACATGTGTGAGTGTggcgagtggtacggtgattcgtattGAGTGTCGCTCATTCCATGCGGCTTTACATGTTCCATTAAGTCCCGTTTAAACATTTTAAGTATTTGGTCAAACGTAAAATATTTAAGTCATTTCATTAATtcttttttaaatatattttaaagtctATTAATCACATTAAAGGATATTtgaaaatttataattaataaattggttaaaacgttttcttaaaatgtgcctaagagtaacctattcatGGAGGTCCCATGAGCGCGTTATTGTGACAACGGTAAcgtggcatcgaccgtagcggtgtatttgtTATATCTACGGCGTATCCATTTGATTGCCCGATGGTGGTATGAGctcattgttattatatatatttgtgataggaggcgtatggatcgatcctaggattttgttttgacggagaacgttcatcgtagtgtcatacgaaacgtcaccgatatgaatgattagtggagtaattaccctatgatttcattttggatactttgatatatatttgttTGACTCTTAGGACATTATTTTAGGGAGTTTGTACAACACTCTTAGTATGTGACTTTGATATTTTGACATATTTGTTATTAAGGATATATACATATTTGCACCTTGATTTAAAAATAAGTTACTTCGTAAATAAGTTGGTTTTGAAATTTGTCTTGCATGTCATACTGTACTCTGTTCTttgttatatccgttcactgggctttggctcagtcatactctttgttttccttcttatacgacaggtaatcaagggggcgttgggagcgagggaagagtgtagagtggagtgaacttagcaccctgccttagagatttccttcaagatttagtaGTTTATTTTGGTTTAGTAGTACTTTGAATAAGTTTGTAAACTCTGGTGTTTTAACTATGGTTTGAATTCGAATAAGAATAATGCTCATTTACCTTTTAAGTTACCTTTATTTATAAGTTTTGAAATTCGTAAGATTAGGGTCTTTACAGATGGTATCAAAGCTTAGGTTCCCTCTTGTAGAAACTTACGTCCTAAGTTATGGCCTGTGAGATTTGGGTAGACTTTGGGTTAGGATTTTCTTTCCGCATTAATAATATGTTTCCACTTCTCATATTCTCTTATTTTCTTCTTACTAATCGTAACCGTTATATCCTCATCTCGTTCATATATGGCACCGAAAAGAAATGGGATGTCTGAGGAGAAGGTAGAAAACAAGATTAACCAAACAATCACGAATTTGTTACCAAACATTGTAGCTCAAGCTATTAACGCTATGCGTAAGCAAGGTGGCGAGACTTTTAAGCATGAAAATGTGGATGAGGATGAGTATGTGGAGATGAATGCTGTAACGGGGGATGCTATTCATGTTTGGCTAGGACGGTTTCAAAAATAGCGTCCTTTGTCATTCAACACTGCTAGTACTCCTGTTGAAGCTGAGAATTGGATCACTCACATTGAGAAGATTTATCGAGTGCTTGGTTGTGAAGAGAGATTTTGGGTTCCATTGGCTGTTTATAAACTAGAAGGGGATGCTCAGCGTTGGTGGATCGCTTTGAGACAAGCGAAAGGAGATATCGATGTTGAGGATTCGTTAGATTGGGTTGATTTCAAGGAGTTGTTTTTTCGTCAGTACTTTTCTGAGGCTATCAATGATTTCACTAAGAGATTATTGAGGCTTGCGGGTTTGATTGGGGTTGCTGCTGCGTCTTCCGAGGACCAAGCCCGTAAGTACAAATGCGCTGTTCATGGGCGTTACCGCTCTAATATGATTAATCTGAAATGTTTTGATGTCGCTGAGGCAGCCGATTATGCTCAGAATTTGGAGATATAGCGAGCGCGAGTATTTGACTACTAAAAATGATGATAGTAAAAATAAGAGGGTTAAGAATGTACAACCACTACGATCTGTGCCGCCACCGACTACCAAACAGGGTCAACAATCTGGGAACCAAGGGTGTCGTAGTAATAATTGGAATAATAGAGGAAATCAGCTAAGGATTGACAACGGGACAAATAATAATAACCGTGGTCAATTACAAGTGTACCGTCCCCAAGGGCAATAAAGGGGTAACGAAAATGGTGGTGTTAATGCCAATGCACCTTGTGGGACTTGTGGAAAGAATCATCCGGGAAGAGTTTTTTATCGTAGTGCGGGTTCATGTTTTGCTTGTGGAGAGGTTGGTCACTTAGCTAAGGATTGCAAGAATCCTAGACCTGGGTTTGTTCTGAGGGTTCCTCCTCCAGCTCCTGGCGGACGCGTCTTTGCCATGACTACTGCTCAGGCTGCTGACGCAACAGGTACATTCCGATTCCttttcattttaaaaatatttCCTTTGAGTTATTTGTTCATACATTCTTGATATGATTAGGTACTATTACTAGTCATGTATTTGTACACCATCATGCCCTCTTCGTTCTGCTTGATTCTGGATCTACACACTCGATTGTGTCTGTTAAGAGCTCGAAATATTTGAAGGTGTCTCCAACTTGTTTGACTACTCCGTTTACAATCTCTACCCCAATGGGTAGTattgaaattatagatcgtgtGTATCAAAACTGCCGTTTGGAATTCAATGACTGCATGGTTCCCGTAAATCTTTTTCCTATGATCATGCATGACTTTGACATTATTCTTGGCATGGATAGGTTATCTTGCCATCACGCGACTATTGATTGTTATTCTAAGAGAATTTTGTTTGGAAATCATTCTATACCCGATTGTGTCTTTAATGGTGATCTTCCTGAAAAATCTATTAAGGTTATCTCAGCGCTTAAGGCGCAAAAGCTCATTTCACATGGTTGTGTTGGTTATTTAGCTTCGATTCACAATTTGTCTATCGAGAGTCCTTTACTTGAAAATATTGACGTTGTTCGAgagtttcctgatgtatttcctgacgaattgcaAGGTTTGCCTCTAGTTCATGAAGTTGAATTTTTGATTGATTTGATTCCTGGTTCTCAATATATATCAAAAGCTCCTTATTGTATGGCACCACTCGAGTTGCAAGAACTCAATGAGCAATTGTAAGAATTGATAGATTGTGGATTTATTTGGCCAAGTGTATCACCTTGGGGTGCgccggttttgtttgtcaagaagaaggatggtagcatgtgactttgcattgattatcgtgagttaaaTCGTATTACTATCCGAAACCATTATCCGCTTCCAcgtattgatgatttgtttgatcaacttcaaggttcgaagtatttttctaaaattgatctTAGGTCTGGGTATCATCAGCTGCGTGTTAAAGAAGAAGATATCCCTAAGATTGCTttccgcactcgttatgggcactatgagtttttattgatgccgtttggattaactaatgctcatgcggtattcatggatttaatgaaccgggtgttccatgagtatttggataagtttgtgatcgtattcattgacgatatCTTGGTATTATCAAAGAATAAAGAAGAGCATGAGAATCATCTTCGTGTTGTACTTGAAACCCTCCGAAGTAAGAAATTgtttgcaaagttctctaaatgtgaattctgGTTGCAACGAGTTgcctttctgggtcatgttgtatcAGCTGAGGGTATAATGATGGATCCAGCGAAAATTGAGGCTATTACAAATTGGTCAAGACCTACTTCTGTTGTTGAGGTTCGAAGTTTTcttggtttagctggttattatcgaagatttGTTGAAGGTTTTTCAACGATTTCTTTGCCGCTTACAAAGTTGTTGAGAAAAGGGGAAAAATTTGTGTGGACCGATGAAAGACAAAAAAGTTTTGATGAGTTAAAGAAAATACTTGTATCTGCTCCTATTCTTGTATTGCCGTCAGGAAGTGGGGGTTTTCAAATCTATAGTGATGCTTCTAAGCATGGTTTGGGTTGTTTTTTGATGCAACACggtaaggtaattgcttatgcctcgAAGCAGTTGAAACCCTACGAGGttaattaccctactcatgatttggaGTTAGCTGCTGTGATTTTTGCTTTGAAaatatggaggcattatctttatggAGAAACTTGTAATATTTTCACTGCTCACAAGAGTCTTAAATACATATTCACGCAAAAAGagataaatatgagacaacgaaggtggcttGAGTTATTGAAGGATTATGATGCCAACATTCAATACCATCTGGGTAAAGCGAATGTGGTagttgacgctttgagtagaaaaacATTTGGTAGTATCTCATATTTGGTTACTCACATTCGAGAATTTGAAAGACTTGATATGGGATTGACTAAAAGAGGAGCAACGGGGATGTTGGCAAATCTAAAATTCGAGTCTGATTTAATTACTAGAATAAAAGAGGCTCAATTGGATGATGGGGATTTGTGGATAGTGTTTCAAAATTTGGAAGAGGGTAAAGTGAAAGAGTTCAGAGAAGATGATGACGGTGTTATTTGGTGTGGGATTCGATTGTGTGTTCCTAATGATGATGCTATTCGTGAGGCTCTGTTGTCTGAGGCTCACAGCTCACCTTTTTCTGTACATCCTGGTTTGACCAAAATGTATCAGGATTTAAAGCAGCACTTTTGGTGGAATGACATGAAGAAGGACGTTGCTAGATATGTTGGGAAGTGCTTTACTTGTCAACAAGTAAAGATCGAGCTCCaacgttgtgacaacccggaaatttccgactaaatttaaactttatctttatattattctgacacgataagcaatgtttgttaagttaaatctcaaggattttaaactatgtttatacattcatttaaacctcgaccaaattccaatgattcacgaaccattaaatgaacatatatgaatatgtatgtatatgtgtatatgttataaattgaaaatgtcaacaaagtatttaaaagtataatgctttatatgaacgtatttgtttcaatatgattatcgatgaaattaaaaaaaaatttattaaatgattgaattatcagaaacattgaattatgattacaagtctctgttgagagctccactatgatttgagaaatctattcctcttaacgatattcagaataatttgtaaagctatttataaataaaaataaaaagtgtcatttacgaaagttagacaaaagctagtggagaattggtttccataatattctattaatctattttcaaacgtacaaaaacgttttcagtttaaaaagaactttattattaaaacgtatataacttttataaatatctagaatcacttttgaaaactcattacttaaccagtataataaatataacgatatttatattttatttcattaaatatatataacaatttaaattaatattatatatatttatacgcgtattatatatacatagtttttatacttttactatactttaactttacctttactttactttaactttaataattcactttaataattcatactttaataattcactttaataattcatactttaataattcactttaataattcatactttaataattcactttaataattcatactttaataattcactttaataattcatactttaataattcactttaataattcaaaaatttattataaataaaattcaataggtttcattatttcatagaaacttgaaaatatatttctctaaactctctcaatcgatttacatatatatatatatatatttgctctgtattatttcaagatattattagtatacataaaatattatgacggagtgatgttcgagtaatttcaaaatagtttttttgaatgagtcgaagctaaggaaattatgggttatagatatggaggtgatgggtatggttcatgggtatgctcgtgaggtcaatctagtatttatcatcttcgttacgtctacgtacttttctacaatattgaatctcaatattgatacgtgagcactcataacttaacttttatatatcaatagtgtatccctgactagtgctcgaatatataggattatgcatgcttgtacattcgatattgtccttagataggtttgttgaatcctgaattagatacatatgcta
This genomic stretch from Rutidosis leptorrhynchoides isolate AG116_Rl617_1_P2 chromosome 11, CSIRO_AGI_Rlap_v1, whole genome shotgun sequence harbors:
- the LOC139875537 gene encoding uncharacterized protein translates to MTTAQAADATGTITSHVFVHHHALFVLLDSGSTHSIVSVKSSKYLKVSPTCLTTPFTISTPMGSIEIIDRVYQNCRLEFNDCMVPVNLFPMIMHDFDIILGMDRLSCHHATIDCYSKRILFGNHSIPDCVFNGDLPEKSIKVISALKAQKLISHGCVGYLASIHNLSIESPLLENIDVVREFPDVFPDELQGLPLVHEVEFLIDLIPGSQYISKAPYCMAPLELQELNEQL